One Vicia villosa cultivar HV-30 ecotype Madison, WI linkage group LG5, Vvil1.0, whole genome shotgun sequence genomic window, atttataatttatttataacatagataatttgaaaatttttagtaattcaatttatattattttttaattttttttaaatggaataatttatattattattgaaataaaaaataattataaatgacATGAAATTTCACTTATGCTACTCAAGTGTCAAGTCTAATTATTGAGACTATTCAATATTTaagtatttttccttttaatttattttgtagtCAACATGTTTAAAATAACTCAACTAATTTAAGCTAGTTGAGTTAAGgattaaagaaaatgaagaaggctTATGTCTCGAAATGTAATCACTAAGACTTATAGAATAACTAtgccaaattttaatattttaaatgcttTTAAAGTCAAGATTCATTCTCTATTAAATAAGTCTTTTGGAGGCTCCATTGAAGATCCAAGTATTGCTAGCTGTGGGTAAATTGTTTGGAATTCTAATGGAGATCACCTTGGGAGTTTTTTCTTCAAGATTGAAAGTGGAAATGCatttggttttaaattgcggttgcgtgAGTCGCGAATGCGGCCATTACGGTTGCGGGTGTTGTGATTGCGGTCATTGCGGTTGCTGCGATGCACATTGCGCCGTGAATTTAAATTAGGAAATATTTGAAATACACcataaaaaaacacttaatagttaatattaatattttagatTACAAATCACATGTAAATTGAGTTTATGGGTTTTTGAATGTTGAGTTATGATGAAAATATGTGAAGGGATATGGGTGAAGATGTTTGATGTGAATTTTAGTGTTATTGAACGTGTGATTacaaatcacaccgcaattgcgtcCCGATGCGGATGTGGAAGACTGCTGCATCAGCTATATTGCGGTCGCAATTGCAGTTGCGgactgcaatttaaaaccatgctcCAAGTTGCTCATCATGACCCTGGGTAATCCTTCAACGGTTGTTTGGAGTCTAAGAAACAAATAGCTCATCTATTTGCACCTCACTAATTCTACGAGCTTCGTTGCAACTCATatcttttgaaaaagtaaatattgtGCAGACACTCTAGCCAATCTTGGCCTCCAAGTAATTCAGTTTACTCGATGGGATTGTGTCCCATCCAGATTCGTGGTGAATACGAAACAAGTCTAATATGGCTTCTTAAAACATATAATTCATCACCAAAACAATGAAGAAATCAACTAGTTAATTTCGGGCACACTAGTGTTTAATTCTGAAACACATATAATATACATCATACATAGTTACAAACAGTTTTTGTACTTTAACTAGTATAACATATCTGCATCATTTAAAGGAACTTTGTCTATCCCAATTAGACAATGAGCAATCTGAATTAATGCTAAGATCCTTTATACTTCTGCTCGATTTTATAGGTACTGAAATACCCTTAAAACTCGGAGATCTTTGCTGGTTACAACCATTAAGCTTCCCCATTCTACCACCATTACTAACCACTTCACTGTTAACAGATGAAACAATTGATAACTTTTTCTTGCTAGGTGACAAATAGCTATCAGAGTTCATGTCATAGTTCCACGACCTTGCTTTCGGTGAGCTTGTTGATCTTGCTTTTGCTCTTGCTGATTCTGTTGCAGCCATGTATGCTGGAGTTGCAGGGGAGCTGGAAAATGATTGCTCTTCTCCTATTGAACTTTGTCTCCTGTGTGGAAAAGATTTTCTTGATAAAATTACTGGGGAATCCATTCCTTCAACTTGAGTTGGATTTTGTCGCTGAGTAGTATTTCGAAGATTTAGTTGTTTTCCACTAAATTCTTCACCTGTTCTTGAATGTGAGCTGAAAACTGAGTCTAAATCTTCAAGCTCTTTGCTTTTAGAAAGCTGTGTATCTACCCATTGCTCTAGCCAGTACCTCCATCTTCCATTCACTTTACCTCTTTCGGACTCTGCTGATCTCTGAGGGATTTGTGTTAATTAGTTCGACAACACTTTTGGATGAATTAATAATGATTTGAACTTATCTACCGAGATATAGATATTTGAGAAACTGTTTGGAAAAACTAATGAAACAGCTTATGACATGAAGGAGTTAGGAGCTTACTCTATGATTAAATGTGtattcttttattctttctctCTTAATAATGGCTTCTTTCTTGATCATGCAAGAAGCATCTACCTCTTCTTTCAATAAAGTGCTGTCATCCCACTTTCGTTCACTGTTGGAGTCCATCTAAAAATTTGAAAACTCATgttttaaatcatacaaaatgtACTTAAAAGCTTAATTTATGTTTGGAATGTGAATTGAAGTAATGAAATAATGTAACATGCTATGCTCACCCTAATGATCTTGTCTTTAGAATAatgaatctcttcatcttcaacagaATCCCATCTTCCTTCAACCATTTGGAGTCTCCTTGCACATATCTTTGATTGAATACTTACAATGGACTGCAAGCTCTTGAGAGTACTCATAGCTTGGCGTCTCACTGCTCGCCCACGAATAATCGCTTGAAGTTTCACTATTCCTTTCAATGCCCTCAGAGCCTTCTTTGCCTGTAATGAACAAGAGACTATACTAAGACTAAGTTTATACTAAATCATCCTTGGTTTCTTCTACATATTAATTGCCATTACTACTTTCTCTATCAATTTTCATACCTAGAGTTGACTATGAGAAATCACAAGATGGTTAAGGGGTTAAGGGCATCAAGGTTTTTGATGTCTCTACGACTGCGTCCTCCATACCAATTGATGTATTGGTATGGGGGATGCATTCGTCATATTTGATGGTTATTTGCAACTGTTTCGGACTGGTCAAAATAGTTCGACATTGTTTGGAAGACattttttttaaagacaaaaCCGTGAGGGTTATTACACCCAAAACGGACAATACATTGTAGCCGCAGTGGCGCGAACTTAAATTGGACCGGAACAACAACCTTGATATATAAACTTCTAATATGATTCATAATTCAAttacttttattaattttaaaagacTAATCCAGATCCATGAGTAAAAAACTTAGCAGTAAAGATTAAGATTAAGGCAGAAGAAGACAGATTGGACAAACTCACCAGGTAGCCCCTAAAGGCAGTTTGAATTTTGATGGCTGCAAATTCTTGAATCTCCATCTGGTACAGATATACCGATTGAGGAACACCATTCCTTGTTTTAACAGGTTCAGATTCCTCTGAGCTATCTTGATTTTTCTGATAAGCAGATTGTGAAACTTCATTAAGCATAACTTGAGAATGCTTGCTTTTTTCCTCCTCTTCTGCttcatttgttgttgttgttggagctGTAATTGAAGGTAACTTCTTGGTTTTTAGCTTTCCAAATATCCATTTCCTTCTTTTCTCTTTCTGAAATCAAGTTTTTCTTTCTCATTAGAACAAACAgactcttacaaaaaaaaaaaataaaaaaaaaaattacctttTCTTGTGTGGAATGAGTTTCCCATATGAAAAGCCTCTTCACCAGATTAAACcagctcttcttcttcttggccATTTCACAATATCAAAACACTCAACTTCAATATCTATGATCTGAAATAATGAACCATAACATAAGCtttcaataatttatttaagtAATGTGAATGCACAACTCAAACTTAGACTTTgccaaaacaaaatgaacaatttTCTAAACTTGTCAtaaaattttattcttattttgcATAACTAGTCAAAGCAAATGCCAAAAATAATTACATGACTCATAacttttataaaagaaataaaataatatacaGATTCAGATTGAGATTCAAGTTAATCACTTACTCATTTGCTTAGAAGTTAGTAATATTAAAAAGACAAGATGCACCGTTTTGTAAGAGGTTGGTGCATGGGAACAAAGGGCAGTACAGTCATTGAATCCAGATTGAATAGCCTTGAAACCAGCAAACATTCTTTATAATACTACCAGTTTCCAATATCATGAATGTAGATAGATTTCATCAATGGAAAAAAGTGCACAGTTATCAAGATTCTTTCCTTTTGCAATTGCAATCATTCATATTTCTTGAATCTCGTTCAAAATCCTCATATAATTAGTTAGCACTGCTCATGAAGATAAAAGCATAGCAATTGAATAAATAATGAGAAATTCCTCTTTATCACTTTTTTCCAACTGTTGCAGGCATGTTCATGTGTCTGTTGGGTGTGCAATGACAGTACTATCCTTCACTAAACTCTGATATAACCATCATGAAATAGCAGACACCATCCCTTCATTTATATGTGTCTGTCCATTTTCTGATAGAGGGTCACATTATGCAATATACAGCATAATATACGTATAAAGTGTACATTTATTGAGACTTATACATACATTTATTGTTTAATTACTTGTTTGATCTTGAAAAAAATATCATGTGCTGAGAGTGGTCACATCAAGTACACCAATATGTAGCATTAGTGTGGCAGTTCTTCACAAGTATTAGGAGACATTGTTACAGGTTGGTGTAGGGTGGGGTGGGGAAGTGCATAATTGAGGAGAGTGTGAAAACACTAGACACCTAATGTGCAAAGGGTAAGgaatgtgaagaaaaaaacaaacaacatTTGGATTTTAACAATAGGAAGACAGCTgtaaaaggacccaaaaagaggAATTGTCATAATACATTCTCACCTAAAGAGTGTAATAAAGAGAGAAACCAAAACCAGAATTTGTCACACAATAGGTTACTTAAAAAATGACTCTTCATCagttatgaataaatatgtttgtCTAGTTTAAAATAGACTAATGAGATAAAGTTTTCGTTTACATTGTCAATAAAAGAGTAATTAGGGAACCATTTCTAAGAAAATGTATGGATCAATAATGTAACAACAGACAACAAATGCTGAATGAAAATGAAATTGTCTATAGAAtacaagacttgaaatatatttgatgtgaattaattaatatagaCAGAACTGGTTCCAATTGTTTATTCCAATCCTTCCTAGTGGCCAAAAGCAAGCTACTATTTTAAGAAAGCAAGTGTAATATTTGCTATTTTTGCCCATACATGTATTGAATTGATGTGCAGTCTCTTAATTTCTACCAGACAAATTTGTTAACTAACTATAACTAATATTTCTGCCTAATTAACAACATTGTCGGTCATTACaagattattaaatatatttgaaCAAAATTTTGGTAATTGAACATACAAGGATAAATTTCGGAAGTTTGAAGTTATTAAGTGTGTTTCGTTTTGCAGTAACGAAAATAGATTATGAATGAATTGATTTTGGTTAAAAGTGAATTGGAAGTAAAGTAATTTATGTTTGTATACATTTATGCAAAAGTGAATTGAACAAAAAATTTTAGTCTAAAAACCATGTTTAAATtcaaaagctacaaattctaacttCAAGTAAAATCAATTCTAGAGATAGAATCAACTCTACCTTAGAAGAACCAAACACCCGAAAATCAATTTTACATATCTATAATTATTTTTGGCTCTAACAAAAGATAAATCAAACATACACTAAGAAGTCTTTATATATTCAATAGAAAAAAAGTTTCAAAGAAAGGGagattaaagaaaaatatttgaatttgtaTTGGAATTGAAATGGATGCATGGTTGAATATGATTATTTTAATGAAGTTTTCAATGCGGTAGTTATGATTTTTGGGTGAGAAGCGGGGGTTCCAACAAAAAGATTAGGACTCTGACTCTCAAGTCAGTGAATGAATGTGGAACTTTGCAAATATGAGCGAAAATATGCTTGGGTGTGACTCAAGGACACACATATATAAAGGATACAATGATAATTGTCTCAGGTTCGTCCGACATATAGGGCGGAGTATATTTGGATGCATATCAATGGTCTAGATGAAAGGGGGGATACGTTTGTGTTCGGAACATGAAGATGAAGGTCTACCTGATTGGGTTGGTCTTCAGGGGTCGTTGATCAAGCAAAAATAGTTTTTCCTTAAGACCTTGCTATTAACTTTGTAAGTTGCCCGTTGAGAATGTGCACCAGTGAAATGGAATTTCATGGTGGTGTTGAGTTGGAGTAGTTGGCCTCGCGCACATAAAATTCACTATGTGCATGTGTAATGttattgatcagtggtttttacacgtttatttactgttgattttagtcgtctttgctttatattatcaagtgttttacttcattcttctacattttatgctttggttgtgtattttactatttgcaggctcaaaggaataaatcgagacaaatcaatgcgaaaaagtacaaaaaggggagtttcgaaggaagtgaaaaatcaagcgacattaggtctgacacgaccacccgtGTCACCTTAAACTAGCAGTGTTAgaatgaagcgtggccaagaaaatgcaaaagagatgaaattcacggggctgacatggctcgtgttagcaagtgtgagatctagaaattttcagcatgtttctcaccgtgacaggcgtgtagtattttgatcataacaggagcttcgtaactcggaatgacgcggttctggtggcaaaatttcgctaacgaaaagggctacaactttcatgaagaacgcaaatccaaattctgaagttaaggaccaacacggcccgtgttacctaacacggccacccgtgtcagcagtgctgagtgtgattttgaaaaattaagttcaggaggccaacacggccacccgtgttgcctgacacggccagtgttggctaaaacgctgattttgctgatttttgtgatcttttattaagtgttgacccaaggggcattttgggtacttccaaccaacctaagtgagtctgcactatttagaagagttttaacgatgaattagaggactttttggccaggagtagacacgattgaagattggagaaaacaagggtttgggagagaagaaggttttcatgaacggaagcgattgaagatcaactttcatctcaattcttgtaatgtctctattttatattttgttttctttgaacaatatgagtaactaaaccctaatgctagggggtgtccctgatttgattatgtaatgattttgaatttctgagttcatcaatagatttgttttcttatttaatttaattgtacaaggttcttatgctttctttgtcggaccaacaagaatgatttacggttaacaaccagctggacagcggttgttaaggtttttgtacgattagactatagtagatatcacctaggactagggataccctatagttaccgattaactcttgataacataaaggcttgatttcatcataattctctaaggacttaggatttaggatgaatgttcaaaggttttcccactaaggacttaggggaaaataatctaaagggcggtaattaaaggttatgaacttgttgaagaaatcaaaattcaaggttattacagggcaaatcatacactttaccctagcatgctctcatatttgttaaaaccactaagtcaattttctgtcatttttatttattgttaatttataattgcaaatcaaaaatccaaatatagtttttgtttaattgaaccattatttaaactcgatattaacgtgcagtccttgagatcgacattcggggaatttccctattattactacagaggcaaaatagtacacttgctattttaccgatcaagtttttggcgccgttgccggggactgccaaaatatagagttttgattttagttcaattgaaattttgttgctcgtcaactaaaaatttgtttttgtttttgtttatttgaatttggttttattataaaaaaaaaagaaaaaaaagtctgattatttttgcttcatgaattcttctctactttgctactaacaaattgtctgagttttgtagctatgtattgttttgatacattgccacctgtatctcctgcatgttggtcgcctgaatCAGGAGtaaccttggaagaggcgactaaaatttttaaagcatataagagagaggtaagcatccttatgaatgaatgtaaggaagctatcttttatccagataggtttatttggagaaagttagagttggaagaagaatatgtggaaccagaagaaaaatacataacatcagatgaagaggatgcagtaagaatagaagaatttgaggtaaaaaagaaatgtggggaagaagaaataaggaaacttgaagatgatcgagttttggataaaaccacaaatttaacaatttgtgaagatgtggacatccaacaagaaaattttcaacaacaGAGTATCCCCaagaaatatttttataacaaggcagataaaagacaagaaattgacaaagtattggaagaaatttatgccttgttcaataaaatcaagctaaagaggatttggcagcaacatcatcaatactttaagttcatgggattgctaccaaacaaaagaaagaaaaaagatgatgtgttctttgtgtcatatatgccaccctaacaaggggaatggaccgtcgagccatgcaacgttaaacgaagcgctttgtgggaggcaacccacgctttTAATAACGTAATTTCCttttgtgtttattttgtttttcaggaaataaaaggggcatttcgGGTGAAAGCTAGAAAGCGTCAGCTGAAgtgcagtaccctctgtgagtcacccctctcgggcttgttcttaaacattgcggacaatgtttagttcaagtttgggggaggatttactctttcatttttcttttatgttgTTATTATGATGTGTAAACCCATACATTGAATTCTTCCCaaatttgaccgaaatttttattgttcataagagcttctgatctaaatagcaatcgggaatagtatatagagatgaagggatggTTGGTTGAgcgcaggaagttcggaataatgtgacagaaagggggtttgtttgaacacccttggttccctaaaaagtgagacgagtctaacgtgtagatttgtaccatagtgcttgaatcttgagaagtactccttgagtagtttattttgacagtctggcataatttagATTCACATACATGTATgattggttgagaaacaaataaaGTTGGCACtagatgatgaaaaggcggtaaaaggcaaccggctcgctaagttgggtaaccctcacccggttattcagcccaaaggaggttgatccccaaacgtcgtccaaataaggacaatatataactgcaatgtttgaaaatttcatcggtaaataaaagtagcaaatgctgctcattTGGTGCCGGAAAAAAAATGAATTCTTGACTAGTCTTATGTATGTGATGATCATCATAAATTCCCATTGCCTTAATTTGATTGTCCtaatgaaaaaggaggaaaatcggaaagagacttaagtacaAAGCATAGTTAGAGAGGTATCATAAAGGGGAGCTCAGGGTTTAAATGTTCTTGCAGAAACtcttcgcgtcatgtgaatgccggactAACAGTCTCTTGATCAAAAGGAACAGAAATCTCACGTATGAGTACCGGTGTGATGTTCATTtcctcttgtaattgtcgcttgaggtcaagcaacggtttaagtttgggggagtttgatcagtggtttttacacgtttatttactgttgattttagtcgtctttgctttatattatcaagtgttttacttcattcttctacattttatgctttggttgtgtattttactatttgcaggctcaaaggaataaatcgagacaaatcaatgcgaaaaagtacaaaaaggggagtttcgaaggaagtgaaaaatcaagcgacattaggtctgacacgaccacccgtgtcacctgaaactggcagtGTTAgaatgaagcgtggccaagaaaatgcaaaagagatgaaattcacggggctgacacggctcgtgttagcaagtgtgagatctagaaattttcagcatgtttctcaccgtgacaggcgtgtagtattttgatcataacaggagcttcgtaactcggaatgacgcggttccggtggcaaaattttgctaacgaaaagggctacaactttcatgaagaacgcaaatccaaattctgaagttaaggaccaacacggcccgtgttacctaacacggccacccgtgtcagcagtgctgagtgtgattttgaaaaattaagttcaggaggccaacacggccacccgtgttgcctgacacggccagtgttgactaaaacgctgattttgctgatttttgtgatcttttattaagtgttgacccaaggggcattttgggtacttccaaccaacctaagtgagtctgcactatttagaagagttttaacgatgaattagaggactttttggccaggagtagacacgattgaagattggagaaaacaagggtttgggagagaagaaggttttcatgaacggaagcgattgaagatcaactttcatctcaattcttgtaatgtctctattttatattttgttttctttgaacaatatgagtaactaaaccctaatgctagggggtgtccctgatttgattatgtaatgattttgaatttctgagttcatcaatagatttgttttcttatttaatttaattgtacaaggttcttatgctttctttgtcggaccaacaagaatgatttacggttaacaaccagctggacagcggttgttaaggtttttgtacgattagactatagtagatatcacctaggactagggataccctatagttaccgattaactcttgataacataaaggcttgatttcatcataattctctaaggacttaggatttaggatgaatgttcaaaggttttcccactaaggacttaggggaaaataatctaaagggcggtaattaaaggttatgaacttgttgaagaaatcaaaattcaaggttattacagggcaaatcatacactttaccctagcatgctctcatatttgttaaaaccactaagtcaattttctgtcatttttatttattgttaatttataattgcaaatcaaaaatccaaatatagtttttgtttaattgaaccattatttaaactcgatattaacgtgcagtccttgagatcgacattcggggaatttccctattattactacagaggcaaaatagtacacttgctattttaccgatcaagtttttggcgccgttgccggggactgccaaaatatagagttttgattttagttcaattgaaattttgttgctcgtcaactaaaaatttgtttttgtttttgtttatttgaatttggttttattataaaaaaaaaaagaaaaaaaagtctgattatttttgcttcatgaattcttctctactttgctactaacaaattgtctgagttttgtagctatgtattgttttgatacattgccacctgtatctcctgcatgttggtcgcctgaatCAGGAGtaaccttggaagaggcgactaaaatttttaaagcatataagagagaggtaagcatccttatgaatgaatgtaaggaagctatcttttatccagataggtttatttggagaaagttagagttggaagaagaatatgtggaaccagaagaaaaatacataacatcagatgaagaggatgcagtaagaatagaagaatttgaggtaaaaaagaaatgtggggaagaagaaataaggaaacttgaagatgatcgagttttggataaaaccacaaatttaacaatttgtgaagatgtggacatccaacaagaaaattttcaacaacaGAGTATCCCCaagaaatatttttataacaaggcagataaaagacaagaaattgacaaagtattggaagaaatttatgccttgttcaataaaatcaagctaaagaggatttggcagcaacatcatcaatactttaagttcatgggattgctaccaaacaaaagaaagaaaaaagatgatgtgttctttgtgtcatatatgccaccctaacaaggggaatggaccgtcgagccatgcaacgttaaacgaagcgctttgtgggaggcaacccacgctttTAATAACGTAATTTCCttttgtgtttattttgtttttcaggaaataaaaggggcatttcgGGTGAAAGCTAGAAAGCGTCAGCTGAAgtgcagtaccctctgtgagtcacccctctcgggcttgttcttaaacattgcggacaatgtttagttcaagtttgggggaggatttactcttgcatttttcttttatGTTGTTATTATGATGTGTAAACCCATACATTGAATTCTTCCCaaatttgaccgaaatttttattgttcataagagcttctgatctaaatagcaatcgggaatagtatatagagatgaagggatggTTGGTTGAgcgcaggaagttcggaataatgtgacagaaagggggtttgtttgaacacccttggttccctaaaaagtgagacgagtctaacgtgtagatttgtaccatagtgcttgaatcttgagaagtactccttgagtagtttattttgacagtctggcataatttagATTCACATACATGTATgattggttgagaaacaaataaaGTTGGCACtagatgatgaaaaggcggtaaaaggcaaccggctcgctaagttgggtaaccctcacccggttattcagcccaaaggaggttgatccccaaacatcgtccaaataaggacaatatataactgcaaagtttgaaaatttcatcggtaaataaaagtagcaaatgctgctcattTGGTGCCGGAAAAAAAATGAATTCTTGACTAGTCTTATGTATGTGATGATCATCATAAATTCCCATTGCCTTAATTTGATTGTCCtaatgaaaaaggaggaaaatcggaaagagacttaagtacaAAGCATAGTTAGAGAGGTATCATAAAGGGGAGCTCAGGGTTTAAATGTTCTTGCAGAAACtcttcgcgtcatgtgaatgccggactAACAGTCTCTTGATCAAAAGGAACAGAAATCTCACGTATGAGTACCGGTATGCTGTGATGTTCATTtcctcttgtaattgtcgcttgaggtcaagcaacggtttaagtttgggggagtttgatcagtggtttttacacgtttatttactgttgattttagtcgtctttgctttatattatcaagtgttttacttcattcttctacattttatgctttggttgtgtattttacaatttgcaggctcaaaggaataaatcgagacaaatcaatgcgaaaaagtacaaaaaggggagtttcgaaggaagtgaaaaatcaagcgacattaggtctgacacgaccacccgtgtcacctgaaactggcagtGTTAgaatgaagcgtggccaagaaaatgcaaaagagatgaaattcacggggctgacacggctcgtgttagcaagtgtgagatctagaaattttcagcatgtttctcaccGTGACAGgagtgtagtattttgatcataactggagcttcgtaactcggaatgacgcggttccggtggcaaaatttcgctaacgaaaagggctacaactttcatgaagaacgcaaatccaaattctgaagttaaggaccaacacggcccgtgttacctaacacggccacccgtgtcagcagtgctgagtgtgattttgaaaaattaagttcaggaggccaacacggccacccgtgttacctgacacggccagtgttggctaaaacgctgattttgctgatttttgtgatcttttattaagtgttgacccaaggggcattttgggtacttccaaccaacctaagtgagtctgcactatttagaagagtttta contains:
- the LOC131606622 gene encoding protein IQ-DOMAIN 11; the protein is MAKKKKSWFNLVKRLFIWETHSTQEKKEKRRKWIFGKLKTKKLPSITAPTTTTNEAEEEEKSKHSQVMLNEVSQSAYQKNQDSSEESEPVKTRNGVPQSVYLYQMEIQEFAAIKIQTAFRGYLAKKALRALKGIVKLQAIIRGRAVRRQAMSTLKSLQSIVSIQSKICARRLQMVEGRWDSVEDEEIHYSKDKIIRMDSNSERKWDDSTLLKEEVDASCMIKKEAIIKRERIKEYTFNHRRSAESERGKVNGRWRYWLEQWVDTQLSKSKELEDLDSVFSSHSRTGEEFSGKQLNLRNTTQRQNPTQVEGMDSPVILSRKSFPHRRQSSIGEEQSFSSSPATPAYMAATESARAKARSTSSPKARSWNYDMNSDSYLSPSKKKLSIVSSVNSEVVSNGGRMGKLNGCNQQRSPSFKGISVPIKSSRSIKDLSINSDCSLSNWDRQSSFK